The nucleotide sequence TTCAAATTTTTAGAAGAGATTCTCCTATACCTCTTGATGTTGCTTATACTCTTGCTCCTGTCCCCTATAGTCATCGTTTGATTTGCCTTATACTTGGCTTATTAGAATAAGATTAAGGAGGATTCTCGAGAATAGCAATTGCATTGTTACTACATCTATTCTCTCGAATGCCTGCTCAGTTTAATCAGTATTTTACAAAACGTTTGTTCAACTTCACATTGTTGGAAAGGATCCGAAGAAAGTAAAGACCAGGTTTAAAATTGCTGATATCCAAATTATAATTATTCTCTCCTGATATTAGGTTTTCCTGGTACACTACTTCTCCATTAACATCGATTATATCAAAGTTGGTTACTCCATATAAATCGATTTCAAAGCTTAAGTCTATATAATCAGAGGCAGGATTTGGGTAAAGAACAATTCCGTTATTTTTATAAAACTCATTTTGCAATGCTGTTAATCCCTGGAAAGTACAAGAAAAATTCTCAGCAAATGCATAAACTCCTTCACATATATTCCTGTCTTTATTGATCGACCAGGTCATAAGCCCTGCCAGATCTGGATATGAAGAAGTAAGTGTATAGGTGAAATCCGAAGGTTTTGATATTTTCCCTTGTATATACTTCACAGCTCTGCATACATCTTCAGGGCTATTATAACCACTGCCTGTTCCCAGATTACAACTGTTTGATTTGGCTGGAAGGCCAATCGCTACCTTAGATGATGGAAAACCATTATAAACACCTTTGTTCTTCAACAAAGGAAAACCTTTAATAATACTTTCTGTCATGGAAGTGATATAATCCGGATCACTATCATCGTAATAGATTATTCCGTCAATTGCAAAAGTACCTCCACCTGCTCCACCTGCATTGTAATACTGGCAATGAAGCAAGTCTATATCGTCTTTTAATTGCTCGATAATAGGTAACATGGCACCTCCGTTAAGATTATTAATCTGATAAGAACTCAATGCTCCCATCAGGTAAACTGTCTCAGGCGCCATTGTCAATAACATCTTTTTACCAGTAGCATTTTGGTAATCAATCATCAGTGTCTTTATTGCCTCTATAAGGTTTGTCTGAGCAGGTGCAGGATCATCCATAGTCCACGAATTTCCAAAAGCCATTGAGCTTGATTCAAAATCTATATCGATACCATCGAATTTATAATTATAACTTTGAAGAATATAGATCACAGAATTTATAAATTCCTGTTTCGCTTCCTCATTATCCAGCCTGATGGGATCATTGCCTCCCCCCAGGCTTAATATTACAACCTTTCCTTTTGAATGGAGTGCATCAATATCTGTCATAAATGAATTCTTTTCATAATCCCATGGCAGACTGAATGTGATCTTGGATAACGAAGAACCTTCAGTAGTGCCAAAGGCTAGCTGTATCACATTGTAAGCATCATGAACATCAGTTAGTTTAAGGCCTGTTGACCAGTTCTGCCAATAGCCCACCAATGCAGGTTTAGGAATCTGAGAGAATGCCCTGAAGTTAAAACTAAATGAGAGCACGAAAAGAACTTTATAAAACAGCAGTTTTCTGTAATTCATATCAATCCTTAATATCATCCATTACGGATATTCAATCTAATTAGATTTTCAACCATTTTAAAGAAAAATTAAATTAATAGAGGAAATTAAATCATTGTGAATGAGTTACAAGATCCCAATAATTATTCAGGCTGAAGAAATACAGTGTCCTATAGTCCTCGTTTGATTTACCTCACGCTTGGCTATTTAAAATATGATTAACAAGGATTCAAGAGAATAGCGATTGCAATGCTACTTTAAATCTTAAAAAATAGAACCTACCTCTACCTATATGTCTTGCTGTTGCTCAAACTTTGCTACTCTTCCTTCCCAGCCGGAAGATTATTCTGTTGTCAACTCCATAGTTTCATTTGGAAGGTCCTAAAAGACATTCTTTTATTACAGATTACGGAGAATATTTTAGGTAAGCAGTGATTGAAAATTCCGTCCAGTGCAGACATGGATGGAGAGAAGCTTTTTTTAAGGCGTACCAGCTATCCATCTTAATACATTCTTGCATTACACTATAGCCTTATCTCAACTCAGATACAACCATAGCTTTAAACGATCGCATCAGGATCTTTATCCAACCCGATTCTTTCAAGAAACTGATTATTAAAAACGTTCATTGATTCCCCTAAAAGAGATTTTCTAATCTTCATCCATTTATTAATTCTCTCTTCTCCATACATTTTTCTCACCATCTGAGGTGTCATATTGTAATTAAGCTTTCCCCAGTGTAACGTAAAGGGCACGCCCAGTTCATCCAGTTTCTGACAGGTGTTGATAAAAAAGGCTCTGGTTATTCTAGAATCCATGCCATCTAACTCCATGACACAGCTCTTTTCAAATCTTGTAAAACCTAATAATGCTTTTGTACCTTTTACAAATCTAAAACCTATGGCTCCGCTGAAAGGGTTTTCCTTATTGATTTTGATGACAGCTTCAAGTACTTTGGAAGTATGCTCTGAATCTATACAAAATGCAAAACTTGCAAGTTTTCCTCTGTATGCAGTATTTCTGAATGTCTCCCCTACCGTACCCGTAAGCGGATCTGTAACAGCATATGCAAGCGGAAACAATTTATTGACAAGAGGAGGAATAATATGATCTGCTAACGGTCCTGCTGCATCAAGCACTTTTTGTATGAGTCCCAACGTATCGTCACCATAATAAAAGCCATTTTCATCTCTAGGGATTTTAGTATAATCTTCCCTGTATTGCAATTTATAAATCAGACGAAGGTATACTCCTTTTGTTTCATTATCTGGTTCAAAACTATGAGGATTTACTACAACGTCAAGATGATATATCTGAGGCTGATCCGGGCTCTGCGGATAGGGTAACAGTGAAGCAATACCTGAAAAATCTCTTTGATTGATAAGCTTTTTAACGGCATCAGCATAAGGTACATTTGGAAGCTTGTGTTGTTCAAGAAGAAATACAGGCTCCACTTCAAGCAATACACCATGTATAAATCCAAAGCTTCCGAAACTCACCACTGCTGCATTAAATGCATCATCGTCCCTTATAAGTTCTGCTCCAAGCCATTGAATAAAATTATCAGAAGCAACAGGGTTTGAACTTCTTTCCAGCCACACATGAGAGTCTGGCCCCGTAATAATATGAAGCCCGACTATAGTATCATGTACTGCCCCCAGTTTAAAAGCACCTCCGTGAGTACCTGTAGACGTGGCTCCTGCAATAGTTTGACCGTTACTGTTACCTGAAGCTCTGAGCGAACGTTTCGGGTTACTTTCTTTTTCCAGCTTTTCATTCAGATCAAGTATACTTACTCCACATTGGGTAAAAAAAAGATTCTCAGGTTTCTTTCCCTGCCCAAACCAAGCCTCATCAATAAATGATTTTCCCATATTAAATGTAAGCCTCAGAGACTTGGTATCTATTACTCCACCTTCTGATATGGCCACATCAGAGAATGACCATCCGCTCCCCATAGCTCTTAGCTGAATGTTATTCTCCAACGCATATTTGATAAGCCATTGAAAATTTGATGTGGTAGCCCTGTATTTGGCTGTACCATCCGGAGCAGATTCAGGAAGACGTAATTTAAAACTTGTATGCTTTTTAAAAGTATGGGTAAAGTTCTGATGTATATTTTCCCACTTTCCCAGCTCTAGAGGCTCAATTCCTTCAGGTAGATTCATTTTGAATTAATGTTTTCGTTTAAAAAATTATTCTCCCAATTGTTCGGTCGGTATGGATTTAGGATTACAGGTCCATTCGACCTTAAGTGGCACTGCTATCCCCAGTGTTGCTGCTGATATCAGTATATAGCCAATATTCGTCTTTACAGTCACGCTGGTCATTGCCCCGGATTCACATTTGGGATTAATATCTTTAGACTGCACGAGCCCCCAGGCATAAGTCCAGGCCGTTTTCCTGTTAGCAGGATTGTTAACCATAGTATCACTGTCATACTTTGATACAATCCTTGTAGT is from Sporocytophaga myxococcoides DSM 11118 and encodes:
- a CDS encoding glycosyl hydrolase family 18 protein; the protein is MNYRKLLFYKVLFVLSFSFNFRAFSQIPKPALVGYWQNWSTGLKLTDVHDAYNVIQLAFGTTEGSSLSKITFSLPWDYEKNSFMTDIDALHSKGKVVILSLGGGNDPIRLDNEEAKQEFINSVIYILQSYNYKFDGIDIDFESSSMAFGNSWTMDDPAPAQTNLIEAIKTLMIDYQNATGKKMLLTMAPETVYLMGALSSYQINNLNGGAMLPIIEQLKDDIDLLHCQYYNAGGAGGGTFAIDGIIYYDDSDPDYITSMTESIIKGFPLLKNKGVYNGFPSSKVAIGLPAKSNSCNLGTGSGYNSPEDVCRAVKYIQGKISKPSDFTYTLTSSYPDLAGLMTWSINKDRNICEGVYAFAENFSCTFQGLTALQNEFYKNNGIVLYPNPASDYIDLSFEIDLYGVTNFDIIDVNGEVVYQENLISGENNYNLDISNFKPGLYFLRILSNNVKLNKRFVKY
- a CDS encoding FAD-binding protein, producing the protein MNLPEGIEPLELGKWENIHQNFTHTFKKHTSFKLRLPESAPDGTAKYRATTSNFQWLIKYALENNIQLRAMGSGWSFSDVAISEGGVIDTKSLRLTFNMGKSFIDEAWFGQGKKPENLFFTQCGVSILDLNEKLEKESNPKRSLRASGNSNGQTIAGATSTGTHGGAFKLGAVHDTIVGLHIITGPDSHVWLERSSNPVASDNFIQWLGAELIRDDDAFNAAVVSFGSFGFIHGVLLEVEPVFLLEQHKLPNVPYADAVKKLINQRDFSGIASLLPYPQSPDQPQIYHLDVVVNPHSFEPDNETKGVYLRLIYKLQYREDYTKIPRDENGFYYGDDTLGLIQKVLDAAGPLADHIIPPLVNKLFPLAYAVTDPLTGTVGETFRNTAYRGKLASFAFCIDSEHTSKVLEAVIKINKENPFSGAIGFRFVKGTKALLGFTRFEKSCVMELDGMDSRITRAFFINTCQKLDELGVPFTLHWGKLNYNMTPQMVRKMYGEERINKWMKIRKSLLGESMNVFNNQFLERIGLDKDPDAIV